In Chloroflexi bacterium ADurb.Bin180, the following are encoded in one genomic region:
- a CDS encoding antiporter inner membrane protein produces MATREQILEALKNVKDPELGRGIVELGMVRSVEVTGEQVEVTLALTTMACPLKNHMANDIVAAIAAFDPALQTKVKLAEMTAAEKGRLIRPRTAAPGQAPEHVTASAPEPSPAQEFNHVKKIIAVLSGKGGVGKSSVSSLLAVALRRQGQSVGILDADITGPSIPRLFGLSAQPKVTPLGLMPPVSSTGIKVMSINLLLSDEDVPIIWRGPLITGAIQQFWSSVLWETLDTLIIDLPPGTSDATLTVMNGMPLNGIVLVTSPQDLAGMVVRKAGAMARMLEVPIIGLVENMSYVQCPDCGKKIEVFGPSNAEQTAQTLGVPLLGRVPLDPELAVKCDSGQIEAYSGEGFEPIAAAIALLTPEEQRKPPELSAEPACQTR; encoded by the coding sequence ATGGCAACAAGAGAGCAGATCCTGGAAGCACTGAAGAACGTCAAGGACCCCGAACTGGGACGCGGCATCGTCGAACTGGGCATGGTGCGCAGCGTCGAGGTGACTGGAGAGCAGGTGGAGGTTACCCTGGCTCTGACCACCATGGCCTGCCCACTCAAGAACCATATGGCCAACGACATTGTCGCGGCAATCGCGGCTTTCGACCCGGCGCTGCAGACCAAGGTCAAGCTGGCCGAGATGACCGCAGCGGAAAAAGGCCGGCTGATCCGGCCGCGGACGGCCGCCCCGGGACAGGCCCCGGAGCACGTCACCGCTTCCGCGCCGGAGCCATCGCCGGCGCAAGAGTTCAACCACGTTAAAAAGATCATCGCCGTGCTCAGCGGCAAAGGCGGGGTGGGCAAATCGTCGGTGTCGTCGCTGCTGGCGGTGGCCTTGCGGCGGCAGGGACAAAGCGTTGGCATTCTCGATGCCGACATCACCGGGCCGAGCATCCCGCGTCTGTTCGGACTCTCCGCCCAGCCCAAAGTGACTCCGCTGGGCTTGATGCCGCCCGTCAGCTCCACCGGCATCAAGGTGATGTCGATCAACCTGCTCCTCTCCGACGAGGACGTGCCCATTATCTGGCGCGGGCCGCTGATCACCGGCGCCATCCAGCAGTTCTGGAGCAGCGTGCTCTGGGAAACGCTGGACACGCTGATCATCGACCTGCCGCCCGGTACTTCCGATGCGACCCTGACCGTGATGAACGGCATGCCGCTCAATGGAATTGTCCTGGTGACCTCACCGCAGGACCTGGCCGGCATGGTGGTGCGCAAGGCCGGAGCGATGGCGCGCATGCTGGAAGTGCCCATCATCGGGCTGGTCGAGAACATGAGCTATGTGCAATGCCCCGACTGCGGCAAAAAGATCGAAGTGTTCGGGCCGAGCAATGCCGAGCAGACAGCGCAGACGCTCGGCGTGCCGTTGCTGGGCCGTGTGCCTCTCGATCCCGAGCTGGCGGTCAAGTGCGATTCTGGCCAGATCGAAGCCTATTCAGGGGAAGGTTTTGAGCCGATCGCGGCGGCCATCGCGCTGCTCACGCCCGAGGAGCAACGCAAGCCGCCCGAGCTGAGCGCAGAGCCAGCGTGCCAGACCAGGTAG